In Deinococcus carri, one DNA window encodes the following:
- a CDS encoding LysR family transcriptional regulator: protein MPELRHLRAFVVLAEELNFTRAAARLYMTQPALSHQIRRLEGELGVTLLQRTSRRVTLTPEGERLLDLARTVLGTLDEGIQRLRRESAPQVLRVGFADYVGQTGIPDRLQRVAQALPGLRLQHLEGTTLEQLQGLTTGTLDVGFFVAPQVRCNGVQQRRLWMEEFWLALPEGHPLAQLDQVPFQALEGQPLLLNSRESNPDLYDHWQHLFNQTGVQPQQLTSSGARMYSFAGMMRLVAEGEGLFLIVRSLAALGHPGVTFRPLHAPTPALPFRMAWRQSLPAVVQEQLRQSFSGEWV from the coding sequence ATGCCGGAACTTCGCCACCTGCGGGCTTTCGTGGTGCTCGCGGAAGAGCTGAACTTCACCCGGGCGGCCGCACGGCTGTATATGACCCAACCCGCCCTGAGCCACCAGATTCGGCGGCTGGAAGGCGAGCTGGGTGTGACGCTTCTCCAGCGCACCAGCCGCCGCGTCACCCTGACTCCCGAGGGTGAGCGGCTTCTAGACTTGGCCCGCACCGTTCTGGGTACGCTCGACGAGGGGATTCAGAGATTACGCCGGGAGAGCGCTCCGCAGGTCCTGCGCGTGGGCTTCGCGGATTACGTTGGTCAGACTGGGATTCCTGACCGCCTGCAACGAGTGGCTCAGGCGCTGCCGGGATTGAGACTCCAGCATCTGGAGGGCACCACCCTCGAACAGTTGCAGGGATTGACTACGGGGACCCTGGACGTAGGCTTTTTCGTGGCACCACAAGTCCGCTGTAATGGCGTCCAGCAGCGTCGGCTCTGGATGGAGGAGTTCTGGCTCGCCCTACCCGAAGGGCATCCATTGGCGCAACTGGACCAGGTGCCCTTCCAAGCGCTGGAGGGCCAGCCACTGCTCCTGAACTCGCGGGAGAGCAACCCGGACCTCTACGACCACTGGCAGCACCTGTTCAATCAAACCGGAGTTCAACCCCAGCAGCTCACCAGCAGCGGCGCACGAATGTACTCCTTTGCGGGCATGATGCGCCTCGTTGCCGAGGGCGAAGGCCTGTTCCTGATCGTCCGTTCCCTGGCGGCCCTCGGTCACCCTGGGGTCACGTTTCGGCCCCTGCATGCTCCCACTCCAGCGCTGCCCTTCCGCATGGCGTGGCGGCAGAGCCTTCCGGCCGTGGTCCAGGAGCAGTTGCGCCAGAGCTTCAGCGGAGAGTGGGTGTGA